A portion of the Sphaerochaeta pleomorpha str. Grapes genome contains these proteins:
- a CDS encoding class II aldolase/adducin family protein, which yields MDIHQYDEQRRQVAAFMTRLYNRQLTTASGGNISFRINDDLFCITPSALDKASLNYEQIAIVTLEGKNLTENLKLSIETEMHRLILVNRKDCQAVVHAHPTYASAFTAITDNGKCAINTKMIAESYYILEEPEMVDYRLMGTVSLAQQVASKAIDHDVLLMENHGALTIGKSLLEAFDKMELLERAAQMTVIAATMERKGYTLSDLNANRCQELMQMKNKK from the coding sequence ATGGATATACATCAGTACGATGAACAAAGACGACAGGTAGCCGCCTTTATGACGCGATTATATAATCGACAGCTTACTACCGCTTCCGGTGGCAATATCAGTTTTCGCATCAACGATGATTTGTTTTGCATCACCCCTTCGGCACTTGATAAGGCTTCGTTGAACTATGAACAGATTGCCATAGTAACTCTGGAAGGAAAAAACCTGACAGAGAATCTCAAGCTGAGCATAGAGACAGAAATGCACAGGCTCATTCTTGTAAACCGAAAAGACTGCCAGGCTGTTGTGCATGCCCATCCTACCTACGCCTCAGCCTTTACGGCAATTACCGATAATGGCAAGTGTGCAATCAATACAAAGATGATCGCCGAGTCCTATTATATTCTGGAAGAACCTGAAATGGTCGATTACCGGTTGATGGGGACAGTGTCCCTTGCCCAGCAAGTGGCAAGCAAAGCAATCGATCATGATGTCCTGCTCATGGAAAACCATGGCGCCTTGACTATCGGGAAATCCTTGCTCGAGGCTTTTGACAAAATGGAACTTTTGGAGAGAGCAGCCCAAATGACCGTAATTGCTGCAACAATGGAACGGAAGGGATATACCCTCTCCGATTTGAATGCTAATCGGTGTCAGGAATTGATGCAAATGAAAAACAAAAAATAG
- a CDS encoding transketolase, translated as MLDVKELKLKALEIRKLTIEEIGHFGSGHIGGSMSITDLLTYLYYHEMRVDPADPKKIDRDRLVCSKGHAGPAVYATLASKGYFPIEMLMTLNQGGTKLPSHCDMTKTPGVDFTGGSLGQGFSAAVGIALGQRIQKIEANTFAIIGDGESQEGQIWEAAETAAQWKLGNLIAFTDFNKLQLDGPTSDIVNMDNIDTRWLGFNWHVQRINGHDFNQIDHAVQVAKTVTDRPSMIIMDTIKSYGFIPGEGITGNHSMAFDTATAEKAVHDLYAREGVQE; from the coding sequence ATGCTTGATGTTAAGGAACTAAAGCTGAAGGCTTTGGAAATCCGGAAGTTGACAATCGAAGAGATTGGTCATTTCGGATCAGGGCATATCGGTGGCAGCATGTCTATCACTGATTTGTTGACCTATCTGTATTACCATGAAATGAGGGTCGACCCTGCCGATCCCAAGAAGATTGACCGTGACCGTCTCGTTTGTTCAAAAGGCCACGCCGGTCCTGCAGTCTATGCAACCCTGGCCAGTAAAGGATATTTCCCAATTGAAATGCTCATGACCCTCAACCAGGGGGGGACAAAACTCCCCAGTCATTGTGACATGACAAAAACCCCCGGCGTCGATTTTACCGGTGGTTCTCTCGGACAGGGCTTCAGTGCTGCAGTAGGCATCGCCCTTGGCCAGAGAATCCAGAAAATCGAAGCTAATACGTTTGCCATCATCGGTGATGGTGAGAGCCAGGAAGGCCAAATCTGGGAAGCAGCAGAGACTGCAGCCCAATGGAAGCTTGGAAACCTGATTGCCTTTACCGATTTCAATAAGCTCCAGCTGGACGGGCCTACCTCTGATATTGTCAATATGGATAATATCGATACCCGTTGGCTTGGTTTCAACTGGCATGTCCAGAGAATCAACGGACATGATTTCAACCAAATCGACCATGCCGTCCAGGTTGCAAAAACCGTGACCGACAGGCCTAGCATGATTATCATGGATACCATTAAATCCTATGGGTTCATCCCAGGCGAAGGCATCACTGGGAACCATAGCATGGCATTCGATACTGCTACTGCCGAGAAGGCAGTACACGACCTCTATGCACGTGAGGGGGTACAGGAATGA